The DNA sequence TAAAGATAATGATAATAATTTGATCAAGGTAGTTTTTCCTTATTATGGAGGGGCTATTTTAAAAGAATCGGTGGATAAATTGAATAAAGAGTTGGTCAATGAAGGCTCAGAAGAGATAGTAAAGATTATTGTTTTAAATGGAACTAAAGTTGCTGGGCTTGCAAAAAAAACAGCAAATATTTTTAATTCTTTAAAATTTAAAGTTTTAAAATTTGGTAATGCAGATAATAATTCTTATAAAAATACTTTAGTTATAAATAATTCAGACAATTTAGAAATGGCTGTTAGAGTTGGAGAGGCAATTAAAACCGCAAATATTAAGCCAATTTCTGAAGTTCAAAGTAAAAGATTGTCAGAACTTGACAATCTTGATATTAGTCCCGATGTAATAATTGTTTTAGGAGATGATTTTGATGGGAGATATGTTAAAAGTAAGTGATATTAGTGCTTTATGCAAAATAATAAGTGATTTTAATGGAATTAATGTTTTAGGTATTAATGTTGGTGATATTTGTAATTGGACTGATTTTTTTATAATAGCTGCTTTTTCATCATTTAAGCAGATGGAGGCTTTATATACTGATAAGATAGTCAAATTTTTCAAAGAAAAAAAAATTAATCTTAGTGTTCAAGGAAAAGGGTTGGTTTATGATTGGACTGTTGTTTCAGGTGGAAATTTGGTGATTCATTTAATGAGTGAAAAATCTAGAGAATATTATGAACTTGAAAAAATATGGTCCAAAGGAATTATTATTTATCCTTAATTATTGTTTAATTAAAAAAACTAAAAATATCATAAAAATATGTTTACAAAAAATAGAAAATATTTTAGATTTAAGTTATGTACTTTTTGCGGGAGGCTTATAAGTGGATATTACAGATATAAGGATTAAGAAAGTTGAAAGTAAAAATTCTGGATCTAAATTATTAGCATATGTTGCAGTTACTTTTGATAATTGCTTAGTTCTTCACAATATTAGAGTTATTAAAGGGCAAAAGGGAGTATTTATTGCTATGCCTAATAGAAGGACTAGAGTTGGCGAGTATAAAGATATTGTACATCCCATTAGTCAAGATTTTAGAAAAATTTTGCAAACTTCTATTTTTAAAGAATACGTAAGAGAAAATCCAGCTGATCTTGAGCTTGAATTAGATTTTTAGATAATTATTGACAAAGTATGTTGTATCTTGTATGCTTGTCAATTGTAAGTATTGAGATATTTGGGACGTCGACAAGCGGTAAGTCAACTGGTTTTGGTCCAGTCATTCGAGGGTTCGAATCCTTCCGTCCCAGTATTTTGTATTAGGAGTTTTTTGGTGGAAAATAGTAGGATTTTGAGTTGCGAATATAGATCAAATTTTGGGTCTTCTAATGCTCGAAGAATAAGAGCTAAATCTGAAATACCAGCCGTTGTTTACGGGCAAGGCAATGACGTTTCACACTTGAGAATTAAGAGTAGTGAGTTTAATAAGAAATTTGCAAAGTTTACAGATAATACTGTTTTAATACTAGATGATGGCAAGATGGAAAGATGTGTTTTTGTTAAAGATGTTTCTGAGAATATTACTAGCAAGCTCATTTATCACATTGATTTTTATGAAGTAGATAGAGGTGTTGAACTTGAAAGATATGTTCCTATCAAGCTTATTGGAGCTTCTGTTGGGGTTAAAGAGGGTGGAGTTTTGACTGTTTTGAAAGAACAAGTTAAGATAAAATCTTTACCTTTAGATTTGCCAGAATTCATAGAACTTGATTTAACTCCTGTTAAAAAAGGAGATAGCGTTCTTCTTAAAGATCTTGTGTTGTCTTCTAATGTTAAGCTTGCAGAAAATGATGAGAATTTGGAAGTTGTTCTTATAAAGTAATCTTATGGGGTTGTTGATACTTGGACTAGGAAACCCTGGATTAGAATTTTCTTTAACTAGGCATAATGTTGGCTTTTCTCTTTTAGATAAAATTGTTTCTAAGAATAGCCTTTTTTTTAAGAGAAAAAAAAAATATGAGTATTCAGAATTAAGATTGGGTTTTAGGAGAGTGGTTTTGGTTAAGCCGTTGACTTATATGAATCTAAGTGGATCTTTATTCCCTTCAATTTTTTCAGATTTTTATATGTGCATAAAAAATTTATTAGTGGTTCTTGACAATGTTGATCTTCCTTTGGGAAAATGCAGGCTTAAAGCGCGTGGTGGCATGTCTACTCATAATGGTCTTAAATCAATTTCAAGTGTTCTTGGAAATTCAAATTACAGTAGGCTTTA is a window from the Borreliella chilensis genome containing:
- a CDS encoding ribosome-associated protein IOJAP encodes the protein MGDMLKVSDISALCKIISDFNGINVLGINVGDICNWTDFFIIAAFSSFKQMEALYTDKIVKFFKEKKINLSVQGKGLVYDWTVVSGGNLVIHLMSEKSREYYELEKIWSKGIIIYP
- a CDS encoding regulatory protein SpoVG (stage V sporulation protein G; essential for spore formation and a negative regulator of asymmetric septation in Bacillus; involved in methicillin-resistance, biofilm formation and capsular polysaccharide synthesis in Staphylococcus) codes for the protein MDITDIRIKKVESKNSGSKLLAYVAVTFDNCLVLHNIRVIKGQKGVFIAMPNRRTRVGEYKDIVHPISQDFRKILQTSIFKEYVRENPADLELELDF
- a CDS encoding 50S ribosomal protein L25, producing the protein MENSRILSCEYRSNFGSSNARRIRAKSEIPAVVYGQGNDVSHLRIKSSEFNKKFAKFTDNTVLILDDGKMERCVFVKDVSENITSKLIYHIDFYEVDRGVELERYVPIKLIGASVGVKEGGVLTVLKEQVKIKSLPLDLPEFIELDLTPVKKGDSVLLKDLVLSSNVKLAENDENLEVVLIK
- a CDS encoding peptidyl-tRNA hydrolase translates to MGLLILGLGNPGLEFSLTRHNVGFSLLDKIVSKNSLFFKRKKKYEYSELRLGFRRVVLVKPLTYMNLSGSLFPSIFSDFYMCIKNLLVVLDNVDLPLGKCRLKARGGMSTHNGLKSISSVLGNSNYSRLYIGVGSNVMFDIKKFVLSKFCKDEIDRLEKLYDFLSDELIDISEANFKNKVQKINSSNF